From a single Sinomonas atrocyanea genomic region:
- a CDS encoding phosphotransferase: MKRTPLELAAIATAAVPGLQPTAVAASPDDATDFDAALLETADGRAWRIRCPRGTEASARLETEMTVLRAFDPAVRAELPFQMPAVAGTVRMDGLTTCVYTNLTGTVRDLDALASGSDRLAREIGGTLAAIHGLPQELVDSADLPSYTANGFRQRRLNELDQAATTGKIPAVLLRRWEQAMEDVTLWRFNPTVVHGDLHEDNLLIDDDRVTAVTGWTDLRIGDPADDIAWLVGSNEPKFIDAVLAAYHEARKEPVDPQLARRAALAAEFALAQYLVKALALGDQEVARDAEAMLAELAADIEASEAAEAESARAAAADDGSGEGTEASAPENGRPAAEIPRTADPAPATDALPLITDGRRED; the protein is encoded by the coding sequence GTGAAACGCACTCCGCTCGAGCTGGCCGCCATCGCTACCGCCGCCGTCCCCGGGCTGCAGCCGACCGCCGTGGCGGCGTCCCCGGATGACGCCACCGACTTCGATGCGGCCCTTCTGGAGACCGCGGACGGGCGCGCGTGGCGCATCCGCTGCCCGCGCGGCACGGAGGCCAGCGCACGCCTCGAGACCGAGATGACGGTGCTGCGGGCGTTCGACCCCGCCGTGCGCGCCGAGCTGCCGTTCCAGATGCCGGCGGTGGCCGGCACGGTGCGCATGGACGGGCTCACCACGTGCGTCTACACGAATCTCACCGGGACGGTCCGGGACCTCGACGCGCTCGCCTCGGGCAGCGACCGGCTCGCGCGGGAGATCGGGGGGACGCTCGCCGCCATCCACGGCCTGCCCCAGGAGCTCGTCGACAGCGCGGACCTGCCCTCCTACACGGCCAACGGGTTCAGGCAGCGCCGCCTCAACGAGCTCGACCAGGCGGCCACCACGGGCAAGATCCCCGCGGTGCTCCTGCGCCGGTGGGAGCAGGCCATGGAGGACGTCACCCTCTGGCGGTTCAACCCGACCGTGGTCCATGGCGACCTCCACGAGGACAACCTCCTCATCGACGACGACCGCGTCACCGCCGTGACCGGCTGGACCGACCTGCGGATCGGCGATCCGGCCGACGACATCGCCTGGCTCGTCGGGTCGAACGAGCCGAAGTTCATCGACGCGGTGCTCGCGGCCTACCACGAGGCCCGCAAGGAGCCGGTGGACCCGCAGCTCGCCCGGCGCGCGGCCCTGGCGGCGGAGTTTGCCCTCGCGCAGTACCTCGTGAAGGCCCTCGCCCTCGGCGACCAGGAGGTCGCGCGGGACGCCGAGGCCATGCTCGCCGAGCTTGCCGCCGACATCGAGGCCAGCGAGGCAGCGGAGGCCGAGTCCGCCCGCGCCGCAGCGGCGGACGACGGAAGCGGCGAGGGCACCGAGGCCTCTGCGCCGGAGAACGGCCGGCCGGCGGCCGAGATTCCGCGCACGGCGGACCCTGCACCGGCGACCGATGCGCTCCCGCTCATTACCGACGGGCGCCGCGAGGACTGA
- a CDS encoding ATP-dependent DNA helicase UvrD2, protein MSGAESAQAAGGTLEERLLAGLDEEQREVATTLHGPVCVLAGAGTGKTRAITHRIAYGVHSGVYSPQRLLAVTFTARAAAEMRSRLRDLGVGGVQARTFHAAALRQLQYFWPQAVGGSLPSLLEHKAQAIAEGARRLRLTVDRAAIRDLASEIEWAKVSMLTPSTYLEGAAGRGEPGGLQPATVARLFEAYEDVKVDRNLIDFEDVLLITVGILQEDPKVAATVREQYRHFVVDEYQDVSPLQQRLLELWLGGREELCVVGDASQTIYSFTGATSTHLLEFGKRHPQAAMIRLVRDYRSTPQVVRLANDLLAARRPAGPAADARWAKPLNLIAQRPSGPEPEFAECADDEAEASAVARRIAALVKAGTEPKDIAVLFRTNGQSEAFEQALAAAGIGYQLRGGERFFNRREVRDGLLQLRGAARAQADDGVPVAQRVRDVLSSLGYSEQAPTGGGATRERWESLAALVALADELSAARGEGFGLPEFVAELQERATAQHAPAVQGVTLASLHAAKGLEWDAVFLVGLSEGLVPISFADTPVTVDEERRLLYVGITRAREFLHLSWSLSRTPGGRAHRRPSRFLDGLRPAGSTSSHAERSPRKRRELKGPTTCRVCGTILSTGAERKVGRCSGCPPTYEEATFEALRAWRLEQAREADVPAFVVFTDATLTAIAEAKPSSLDELSQVAGVGRAKLERYGEAVLELIRGA, encoded by the coding sequence GTGAGCGGGGCCGAGTCCGCCCAGGCCGCGGGAGGGACGCTCGAGGAGCGGCTCCTCGCCGGCCTCGACGAGGAGCAGCGCGAGGTCGCGACCACCCTGCACGGGCCGGTGTGCGTCCTGGCCGGGGCAGGCACCGGCAAGACGCGGGCGATCACCCACCGGATCGCGTACGGCGTCCACTCGGGCGTCTACTCGCCCCAGCGCCTCCTTGCGGTCACGTTCACCGCGCGGGCCGCCGCCGAGATGCGCAGCCGCCTGCGCGACCTCGGCGTGGGGGGAGTGCAGGCCCGCACGTTCCACGCCGCGGCCCTGCGGCAGCTGCAGTACTTCTGGCCGCAGGCCGTGGGGGGCTCGCTGCCGAGCCTCCTCGAGCACAAGGCCCAGGCCATCGCCGAGGGCGCACGGCGCCTGCGCCTCACCGTGGACCGGGCCGCGATCCGCGACCTCGCCTCGGAGATCGAATGGGCCAAGGTCTCGATGCTCACGCCCTCCACCTACCTCGAGGGCGCCGCGGGCAGGGGAGAGCCCGGCGGCCTCCAGCCGGCCACGGTGGCGCGGCTCTTCGAGGCCTACGAGGACGTCAAGGTGGACCGGAACCTCATCGACTTCGAGGACGTCCTGCTCATCACGGTCGGCATCCTGCAGGAGGACCCGAAGGTCGCCGCGACCGTGCGCGAGCAGTACCGCCACTTCGTCGTCGACGAGTACCAGGACGTCTCCCCGCTGCAGCAGCGCCTCCTCGAGCTGTGGCTCGGCGGCCGCGAGGAGCTGTGCGTGGTCGGCGACGCGAGCCAGACGATCTACTCGTTCACGGGCGCCACGAGCACCCACCTGCTCGAGTTCGGCAAGCGCCACCCGCAGGCGGCCATGATCCGGCTCGTGCGGGACTACCGCTCCACGCCGCAGGTGGTCCGCCTGGCCAACGACCTCCTCGCGGCCCGCCGCCCCGCGGGCCCCGCGGCCGATGCCCGCTGGGCGAAGCCGCTGAACCTCATCGCCCAGCGGCCCAGCGGGCCCGAGCCCGAATTCGCCGAGTGCGCCGACGACGAGGCGGAGGCGTCCGCCGTGGCCCGCAGGATCGCCGCCCTCGTCAAGGCGGGCACCGAGCCCAAGGACATCGCGGTGCTCTTCCGCACCAACGGCCAGTCCGAGGCGTTCGAGCAGGCCCTCGCCGCGGCCGGCATCGGCTACCAGCTGCGCGGCGGCGAGCGGTTCTTCAACCGCCGCGAGGTCCGCGACGGGCTCCTGCAGCTCCGCGGTGCCGCCCGCGCCCAGGCGGACGACGGCGTGCCGGTGGCGCAGCGGGTGCGCGATGTCCTCTCCTCGCTGGGCTACTCCGAGCAGGCGCCCACGGGCGGGGGCGCCACGCGCGAGCGCTGGGAGTCGCTTGCCGCCCTCGTGGCCCTCGCCGACGAGCTCTCCGCCGCGCGGGGCGAGGGGTTCGGGCTGCCCGAGTTCGTGGCCGAGCTGCAGGAGCGGGCCACGGCCCAGCACGCACCGGCCGTCCAGGGCGTGACGCTCGCGTCGCTGCACGCCGCGAAGGGCCTCGAGTGGGACGCGGTGTTCCTCGTGGGGCTGAGCGAAGGCCTCGTGCCGATCTCCTTCGCCGACACGCCCGTGACGGTGGACGAGGAGCGGCGCCTGCTGTACGTCGGGATCACCCGGGCCCGGGAGTTCCTGCACCTGTCGTGGTCCCTGTCCCGCACCCCGGGCGGGCGCGCGCACCGCCGTCCGTCGCGGTTCCTCGACGGCCTGCGGCCCGCGGGCTCGACCTCCTCGCACGCCGAGCGCAGCCCCCGCAAGCGCCGGGAGCTGAAGGGGCCCACCACGTGCCGCGTGTGCGGGACGATCCTCTCGACCGGGGCCGAGCGGAAGGTCGGCCGCTGCTCCGGGTGCCCACCCACCTACGAGGAGGCCACGTTCGAGGCGCTGCGCGCGTGGCGCCTTGAGCAGGCGCGCGAGGCGGACGTGCCGGCCTTCGTCGTGTTCACGGACGCGACCCTGACGGCCATCGCGGAGGCGAAGCCCTCGAGCCTGGACGAGCTGTCCCAAGTGGCCGGTGTGGGGCGGGCCAAGCTCGAGCGCTACGGCGAGGCAGTCCTGGAGCTCATCCGTGGCGCGTGA
- the nudC gene encoding NAD(+) diphosphatase has translation MTSGSFPPPQPSATAGTALSAFEGTGQTAGLLADRLLPTAAEALDRRSADRADPEFLGQLVRQPGTLAVLYSQRRAAHDGGHLAFLPARSLPAEWLEGLVVYLGRLPQERTTAHAAPGSDIVLVVLDEPVEPVSAVMSEPAGEGAGLLPEETNWAGFRESGPGLDLVEAGILLEATAIANWHASHPRCPRCGAPTQVIQSGWVRQCPEDGSEHFPRTDPAIIVTVVGPGDRVLLATGARMRSTMFSTLAGFVEPGESLEQAVAREVLEEVGVRVTECQYLGSQPWPFPASLMLGFTARTLDEVAEPDGTEVLRARWFTRDELAAAAGSGEIDLPSRLSISRALIERWFGGPITALEAAAQ, from the coding sequence ATGACTTCCGGCTCGTTCCCGCCTCCCCAGCCCTCGGCCACCGCCGGCACCGCGCTCTCGGCGTTCGAGGGGACGGGCCAAACTGCCGGACTGCTCGCCGACCGGCTCCTCCCCACGGCGGCGGAAGCGCTCGACCGCCGGTCCGCCGACCGCGCCGACCCCGAATTCCTCGGCCAGCTCGTGCGCCAGCCGGGCACCCTCGCGGTGCTCTACTCGCAGCGGCGGGCCGCGCACGACGGCGGGCACCTCGCCTTCCTGCCCGCCCGGTCCCTGCCGGCGGAGTGGCTCGAGGGCCTCGTCGTCTACCTCGGCCGGCTGCCGCAGGAACGGACCACCGCCCACGCCGCGCCGGGCTCCGACATCGTCCTCGTGGTCCTCGACGAGCCGGTCGAGCCCGTGTCTGCGGTCATGTCGGAGCCCGCGGGGGAGGGCGCCGGGCTGCTGCCCGAGGAGACAAACTGGGCCGGCTTCCGCGAATCGGGCCCCGGCCTGGACCTCGTGGAGGCGGGCATCCTGCTGGAGGCGACCGCCATCGCGAACTGGCACGCCTCACACCCCCGGTGCCCGCGCTGCGGCGCGCCCACACAGGTGATCCAGAGCGGCTGGGTGCGGCAGTGCCCCGAGGACGGCTCGGAGCACTTCCCCCGCACGGACCCGGCGATCATCGTGACCGTCGTCGGCCCGGGCGACCGCGTGCTCCTCGCGACCGGAGCGCGCATGCGCTCGACGATGTTCTCGACCCTCGCGGGCTTCGTCGAGCCCGGCGAGTCCCTCGAGCAGGCCGTGGCCCGCGAGGTCCTCGAGGAAGTCGGGGTCCGCGTGACCGAGTGCCAGTATCTCGGCTCGCAGCCCTGGCCCTTCCCCGCCTCCCTCATGCTCGGCTTCACAGCCCGCACCCTGGACGAGGTCGCCGAGCCGGACGGCACCGAGGTGCTCCGCGCCCGCTGGTTCACCCGGGACGAGCTGGCAGCCGCGGCCGGCTCCGGCGAGATCGACCTGCCCAGTCGGCTGTCCATCTCGCGGGCCCTCATCGAGAGGTGGTTCGGCGGCCCCATCACCGCACTGGAGGCGGCGGCCCAGTGA